Part of the Nitrosopumilus piranensis genome is shown below.
TGAGTGTAATGATGGTTAGTGGATTAATGTTAAAGTACACTTCAACTAGAAACTCTAAGATCTTTGGACGATTACTTCATGGTCAATTTGGATTAGTGATTTTGCTTGCTGCATTAGTAGCATTGCATATTGTTGTTGGTGATGATTAATTTGAAAATTTTAATGATACAGAATTTTCTGTTATTGTAACATTCCCATCTCTGTTTAACGTGGACTGGATAATTGCCTCTAAGAATGCCTTTAGAAAAACTGAGCCTTTCTTTCCAAAATCATGATGAACACTTACTGTATTGATGTTGTTATTTCTTTGCATATCACATACTCCATACCCACAATTCTCAAAATACATCTTGACAAAATCTGACACTGTATCGGGAGTGAGTTCTTTCCACTTGAATAATATGAAATCTTTTGGTTCTTTGGAGCCAATTGATTTTGCAAAATTTATGATATTTTTCTCATCTAGTGTGCCTAATAATTCCTTGAATGCACCTTTACTCATCTCAATCATGCCAAATTTCTTCATGTATTGATCAAGCTCTACATGGTCTCCTAGGATTTGGTTTGCCAAAGTATTGAGACTGATTCTTTTCTCTTCTGCTTCTTTTCTTAATCCTTTTTCATGCTCTTCATTGATTC
Proteins encoded:
- a CDS encoding toxin-antitoxin system HicB family antitoxin translates to MVILCHEYYWYLPNIIKKFILQTCAITTDMAKKTSTITFRINEEHEKGLRKEAEEKRISLNTLANQILGDHVELDQYMKKFGMIEMSKGAFKELLGTLDEKNIINFAKSIGSKEPKDFILFKWKELTPDTVSDFVKMYFENCGYGVCDMQRNNNINTVSVHHDFGKKGSVFLKAFLEAIIQSTLNRDGNVTITENSVSLKFSN